The following coding sequences lie in one Polynucleobacter necessarius genomic window:
- the tatC gene encoding twin-arginine translocase subunit TatC, with amino-acid sequence MTENNSTEDSGLQETFLSHLFELRDRVIKAALAIIVVFICLVYWAPDIFHLFAQPLLEALPAGGKMIVTDVTGSFFVPMKVTMLVAFIIALPVVIYQLWAFIAPGLYLHERKLILPLVVSSYTLFIIGVAFAYFLVFPTVFKFMASYNAPLGAEMSTDIDNYLSFAMTIFLAFGITFEVPVVVVVLVRMGMVPLAKLKEIRPYVIVGAFVISAVVTPPDVLSQLLLAVPMTLLYELGLLIACFYVPNKADRRRVCR; translated from the coding sequence ATGACTGAAAACAATTCAACTGAAGATTCCGGATTACAGGAAACTTTTCTATCGCACCTATTTGAATTGCGTGATCGCGTCATTAAGGCCGCGTTGGCAATCATTGTTGTATTCATTTGCTTGGTGTATTGGGCGCCAGATATTTTTCATTTATTTGCGCAGCCACTATTAGAGGCATTACCAGCGGGTGGCAAGATGATCGTCACTGATGTGACAGGTTCCTTTTTTGTGCCCATGAAAGTCACGATGTTAGTGGCATTCATTATTGCTTTGCCCGTAGTGATTTATCAGCTTTGGGCTTTTATAGCCCCCGGTTTGTATCTGCATGAAAGAAAGCTCATCCTGCCCTTGGTAGTCAGTAGCTATACCTTATTCATTATTGGCGTGGCATTTGCCTACTTCTTAGTATTCCCCACGGTATTTAAGTTTATGGCTAGTTACAACGCACCTTTAGGTGCTGAAATGTCTACCGACATTGATAATTATCTGAGCTTTGCCATGACTATCTTTTTGGCATTTGGCATTACTTTTGAGGTACCTGTCGTAGTAGTCGTTTTAGTGCGCATGGGTATGGTGCCCTTAGCCAAGTTGAAGGAGATACGACCCTATGTCATCGTTGGCGCCTTCGTAATTTCTGCTGTTGTCACGCCACCGGATGTGCTCTCGCAATTACTTTTGGCAGTCCCCATGACCTTACTCTACGAGCTAGGGCTATTAATCGCGTGTTTTTATGTGCCAAACAAAGCAGACCGAAGAAGAGTCTGCAGATAA
- the tatB gene encoding Sec-independent protein translocase protein TatB, producing the protein MIDLGVLKLVLIAVVALVVVGPERLPKVARMAGNLFGRAQRYMVDVKSEVNRQMEVEEFKKFREETAATLKGVENSIGSTVQEAGANLSDQADIFEISFEKPPFDEKEVLRKSQRQGRNSWGVRRAARPVWFKHSAGIRTRVQSGAARMKRFHHSANK; encoded by the coding sequence ATGATTGACCTTGGAGTTTTAAAACTAGTACTGATTGCTGTAGTTGCTTTGGTTGTCGTAGGGCCAGAGCGCTTACCTAAAGTTGCGCGTATGGCTGGTAATTTATTTGGTCGAGCGCAACGTTATATGGTTGATGTCAAGTCTGAAGTTAATCGTCAGATGGAAGTCGAAGAGTTTAAAAAGTTTCGAGAAGAAACTGCTGCTACGCTCAAAGGGGTTGAAAATAGTATCGGTTCAACAGTTCAGGAAGCTGGCGCCAATCTCAGTGATCAGGCAGACATTTTTGAGATCAGCTTTGAAAAGCCACCTTTCGATGAAAAAGAAGTGCTCCGTAAATCACAGCGTCAAGGTCGTAATAGCTGGGGCGTGCGCCGTGCTGCACGACCAGTTTGGTTCAAACACTCCGCAGGCATTCGTACTCGCGTGCAATCTGGCGCAGCCAGGATGAAGCGCTTTCATCACAGTGCCAATAAGTAG
- the tatA gene encoding Sec-independent protein translocase subunit TatA, protein MGSFSIWHWLIVLVIVMLVFGTKKLRNIGQDLGGAVKGFKDGMKTGEEPKEQIQQSSATAEKTVDVQAKDVNKS, encoded by the coding sequence ATGGGTTCATTTAGCATTTGGCATTGGTTGATAGTTTTGGTTATTGTGATGTTGGTATTCGGTACCAAAAAATTACGTAACATTGGCCAAGATTTAGGTGGTGCAGTTAAAGGGTTTAAGGACGGCATGAAAACTGGTGAAGAGCCTAAAGAGCAAATTCAGCAAAGCTCTGCTACAGCAGAAAAGACTGTTGATGTTCAAGCTAAAGACGTCAACAAGTCCTAA
- a CDS encoding histidine triad nucleotide-binding protein — protein sequence MSHDPNCLFCKISQGLIPSQKVYEDEEIYAFKDINPAAPIHFLMVPKKHIPMLESAESIDAPLLGRMMELAPRLAKEQDCRPGKDGGFRLMVNNGADGGQEVYHLHLHVMGGPRPWKK from the coding sequence ATGTCGCACGATCCTAATTGCTTGTTTTGTAAGATTTCTCAAGGCTTAATCCCCTCACAGAAAGTCTATGAGGATGAGGAAATTTATGCTTTTAAAGATATCAACCCAGCAGCCCCTATCCATTTTTTGATGGTTCCCAAAAAGCATATTCCCATGCTGGAGTCTGCGGAAAGCATAGATGCGCCTTTGCTAGGTAGAATGATGGAATTAGCACCCCGTCTTGCCAAAGAGCAAGACTGCCGTCCAGGTAAGGATGGTGGCTTTAGATTGATGGTAAACAATGGTGCAGATGGTGGGCAGGAGGTTTATCACTTGCATTTACATGTGATGGGCGGTCCGCGCCCCTGGAAAAAATAA
- a CDS encoding phosphoribosyl-ATP diphosphatase — MTSSANKPSNLDSAFAHLADVVDQRRDAFKADQIDPKTSYTALLFSKGDDGILKKIGEEATEAVMAAKDARNSNLASEQQKLLVGEMADLWFHCLIALSQFNLRPEDVVAELDRRLGTSGIEEKAARKAAGQE, encoded by the coding sequence ATGACTAGTTCTGCCAATAAACCTTCAAATTTAGACTCTGCATTCGCCCATCTGGCTGATGTGGTTGATCAACGTCGCGATGCGTTTAAGGCAGATCAAATAGACCCCAAAACCTCCTATACCGCACTGCTCTTTTCAAAGGGTGACGATGGAATCTTAAAAAAAATTGGTGAAGAGGCGACAGAGGCTGTAATGGCGGCGAAAGATGCGCGCAATTCGAATTTGGCTTCCGAGCAGCAAAAGTTGCTTGTTGGGGAAATGGCTGATTTATGGTTTCACTGCTTAATTGCACTTTCTCAATTTAATTTGCGTCCAGAAGATGTTGTTGCTGAGCTTGATCGTCGCTTGGGAACTTCGGGTATTGAGGAAAAAGCCGCCAGAAAAGCTGCCGGTCAAGAATAA
- the hisI gene encoding phosphoribosyl-AMP cyclohydrolase, which translates to MSKSQSAQNTFAPIQNLQAGSWLDTVTWNEQGLVPVITQEVGSGHVLMMAWMNRDALLETLRLGEAVYWTRSRQKLWHKGEESGHAQKVKEIRLDCDGDTILLLVEQKDGIACHTGEHSCFFKCWDSANAAWIDQSVSKK; encoded by the coding sequence ATGAGCAAATCTCAAAGCGCCCAAAATACCTTTGCCCCTATTCAGAATCTGCAAGCTGGTTCATGGCTTGATACTGTGACTTGGAATGAGCAAGGTCTGGTACCGGTTATTACGCAGGAAGTAGGCAGCGGCCATGTATTGATGATGGCCTGGATGAATCGCGATGCCTTATTAGAAACTTTGCGCCTAGGTGAAGCTGTGTACTGGACTCGATCAAGACAGAAGCTTTGGCACAAAGGTGAAGAGTCTGGTCACGCGCAAAAGGTAAAAGAAATTCGCTTGGACTGTGATGGCGATACGATTCTGCTTTTAGTTGAGCAAAAAGATGGCATCGCATGTCATACAGGCGAACACAGCTGCTTCTTTAAGTGTTGGGACTCTGCTAATGCAGCTTGGATAGATCAGTCAGTTTCAAAAAAATAG
- the hisF gene encoding imidazole glycerol phosphate synthase subunit HisF, with protein MLTKRIIPCLDVTAGRVVKGVNFVGLRDAGDPVEIAKRYDTQGADELTFLDITATSDGRDLILHIIEDVASQVFIPLTVGGGVRAVADVRRLLNAGADKVSMNSSAVANPDLVSDAAAYYGSQCIVVAIDAKQTDSGNWEVFTHGGRTATGMDVVEWAKEVAKRGTGEILLTSMNRDGSKDGFDLPLTAAVSDAVSVPVIASGGVGNLQHLVDGITKGHADAVLAASIFHYGEYTVGQAKEYMAAQGIPVRI; from the coding sequence GTGTTAACTAAAAGAATCATTCCTTGTCTTGATGTCACTGCAGGGCGTGTAGTTAAGGGTGTGAACTTTGTAGGTCTGCGTGATGCAGGCGATCCCGTTGAGATTGCTAAACGATATGACACTCAAGGTGCAGACGAGCTGACGTTTTTGGATATTACCGCCACCTCTGACGGCCGCGATCTTATTTTGCACATCATTGAGGATGTTGCATCACAAGTATTCATTCCCTTAACGGTAGGTGGCGGAGTGCGTGCAGTTGCAGACGTGCGTCGATTACTCAATGCTGGTGCAGATAAAGTCAGCATGAATTCCTCTGCGGTAGCTAACCCAGATTTGGTATCGGATGCCGCTGCTTACTATGGCTCGCAGTGCATAGTGGTAGCGATTGATGCAAAACAAACGGATTCTGGAAATTGGGAAGTATTCACCCATGGAGGCAGAACGGCCACTGGAATGGATGTTGTGGAATGGGCTAAAGAGGTCGCCAAACGCGGAACTGGTGAAATTCTACTAACTAGTATGAACCGTGATGGCAGTAAAGATGGCTTTGACTTACCTTTGACCGCAGCAGTCAGTGATGCAGTTTCAGTTCCGGTAATCGCTTCGGGTGGTGTTGGTAACTTACAGCATTTAGTAGACGGCATTACCAAGGGTCATGCAGACGCTGTTTTAGCCGCTAGTATTTTTCACTACGGCGAATACACCGTTGGCCAAGCAAAAGAATACATGGCCGCCCAAGGGATTCCAGTACGTATTTAA
- the hisA gene encoding 1-(5-phosphoribosyl)-5-[(5-phosphoribosylamino)methylideneamino]imidazole-4-carboxamide isomerase — protein MLLIPAIDLKDGYCVRLEQGDMDKATVFSEDPGAMAAHWISKGARRLHLVDLNGAFAGKLKNESAIKSILKAVGDEIPVQLGGGIRDFETIERLLDDGISTVIIGTAAVKNPGFVQDACTAFPGHVMVGLDARDGKVATDGWSKIMGHEVIDLAKKFEDWGVEAVIYTDIGRDGMLKGVNIDATVKLAQAIRIPVIVSGGLSNNQDIDALCKAEEEGVMGVIAGRSIYTGDLDLAAAQKYADELTLKYQKKII, from the coding sequence ATGCTGCTGATTCCCGCAATTGATCTTAAAGACGGCTACTGTGTTCGACTCGAACAAGGTGATATGGATAAAGCCACTGTTTTTTCTGAAGACCCAGGTGCAATGGCGGCGCACTGGATTAGCAAAGGGGCGCGACGTCTACATTTGGTTGATCTGAATGGGGCATTTGCAGGTAAGCTCAAAAATGAGTCTGCGATTAAATCGATTCTGAAGGCAGTGGGGGACGAAATTCCAGTTCAACTCGGTGGCGGTATACGCGATTTCGAGACCATAGAGAGATTATTGGATGATGGCATCAGTACTGTCATTATTGGGACCGCAGCTGTTAAAAATCCAGGTTTTGTGCAAGACGCTTGCACTGCATTTCCAGGGCACGTCATGGTTGGCTTAGATGCGCGTGATGGTAAGGTTGCCACCGATGGTTGGAGCAAAATCATGGGTCATGAAGTGATTGATCTCGCTAAAAAGTTTGAAGACTGGGGTGTAGAGGCGGTTATTTATACCGACATTGGTCGTGATGGGATGCTAAAGGGCGTCAATATTGACGCTACTGTCAAGTTGGCTCAGGCGATACGCATTCCTGTGATTGTGAGTGGTGGGCTGTCAAATAACCAAGATATTGATGCACTATGCAAAGCGGAAGAAGAAGGTGTCATGGGCGTGATTGCTGGTCGCTCTATTTATACTGGAGATCTTGATCTGGCAGCCGCACAAAAATACGCTGATGAGTTGACGCTTAAATATCAAAAGAAAATTATCTAG
- the hisH gene encoding imidazole glycerol phosphate synthase subunit HisH: MAQTIAIVDYGMGNLRSVFQAFHHVAPDDNILIAHQPEEIRSADRVVLPGQGAMPDCMRHLTESGLLEALLEISKSKPFLGVCVGEQMLFDQSSEVRGNGVDQWTLCLGLLPGEVRRFELAGKKQSDGSAYKVPHMGWNQVRQDRKHPLWDGIPDLTSFYFVHSYFVVPQRNEDVVGSTEYGNWFTSAVARNNIFVTQFHPEKSAEYGLKLYKNFVSWQP; the protein is encoded by the coding sequence TTGGCGCAAACCATTGCGATCGTCGACTATGGAATGGGTAATCTCCGTTCCGTGTTTCAGGCATTTCATCATGTTGCCCCTGATGACAATATATTGATTGCTCATCAGCCAGAAGAAATTCGTTCGGCTGATCGAGTGGTTTTACCTGGTCAAGGAGCAATGCCAGATTGCATGAGGCATTTGACCGAATCGGGATTATTGGAGGCGTTGCTTGAGATATCCAAATCCAAGCCTTTCTTGGGTGTTTGTGTAGGCGAGCAAATGCTGTTTGATCAAAGCTCTGAAGTGCGTGGCAATGGGGTTGATCAATGGACGCTATGTTTGGGCTTACTGCCTGGTGAAGTTCGTCGCTTTGAATTGGCTGGCAAGAAGCAATCTGATGGGTCAGCCTATAAGGTGCCACATATGGGTTGGAATCAAGTACGCCAGGATCGTAAGCACCCCTTGTGGGATGGCATTCCTGACCTAACAAGCTTTTATTTTGTACATAGCTACTTTGTTGTGCCGCAACGCAATGAGGATGTCGTCGGCTCTACTGAATATGGCAATTGGTTTACTTCTGCTGTGGCGCGAAATAATATTTTCGTAACCCAATTTCATCCAGAAAAAAGTGCAGAATACGGATTGAAGCTTTATAAAAATTTTGTTTCTTGGCAACCTTAA